One stretch of Arachis hypogaea cultivar Tifrunner chromosome 20, arahy.Tifrunner.gnm2.J5K5, whole genome shotgun sequence DNA includes these proteins:
- the LOC112783501 gene encoding mitochondrial import inner membrane translocase subunit TIM17-1-like translates to MASMFRELHETDDLGLNMRAPVNLDQFGFNHLSTFYFFKSLRISPTHIPTACHAVRLNAPRVGGKFAAWNALCYASHYALVSVRQKDDGWNSIFSTAIGTGLLSVCRRSLRASARFTMGGALLGAVAQVSSIMLDMHV, encoded by the exons ATGGCGTCAATGTTTCGAGAATTACATGAAACAGATGATTTGGGTTTGAACATGAG GGCTCCCGTTAATTTGGATCAATTTGGATTTAACCATTTATCCACCTTCTACTTCTTCAAGTCCCTTCGCATCTCTCCAACCCATATCCCTACGGCTTGCCACGCCGTCCGCCTCAATGCACCCCGCGTCGGGGGCAAATTTGCCGCCTGGAATGCCCTCTGCTATGCCTCCCACTACGCCTTGGTTTCTGTTCGTCAGAAGGACGACGGCTGGAACAGCATATTTTCCACGGCCATCGGCACCGGGCTGCTCTCCGTGTGCCGCCGCAGTCTCAGAGCCTCCGCACGCTTCACCATGGGTGGTGCTCTCCTCGGCGCAGTAGCACAGGTCAGCTCAATCATGCTTGACATGCATGTTTGA
- the LOC112782637 gene encoding protein BREAST CANCER SUSCEPTIBILITY 1 homolog: protein MANRTDLEEMGRELQCPICLSLLNSPASLPCSHVFCNFCIVKSMKSSSDCPVCKIPFFPREVRPSPRSLNLVNIYKRMERSSGMNLFLTQNPHHSKFSDEETQCQTDADCVREDATRSHRNPAQKRKTLKNSVSGKENVPDTAKPSLPAKKRVQVPQDPLSETPFKNLSSGDSLYGTRKEGKEKDTDTANENPLQSERDVPVLSPFFWLREEEGVENLSQQTFGDKLIDESPTPSPPSFSDLKDSDDENPTKLTSDEVQNKTSFDLFDSELFEWTQRPCSPELFSSPVKLQPLSAGVISENQEDLLDASKELERNKSSDYAENTKLQNSENETRLSDVLQPSVTSPFRSSGDINGAKKYKKRSRKMREKAAQEQVVEQQDSIEGINVDSNRSLEITEDQSREKQQASNLGKTNLKCKRVCFDTRTDSNISVVFRNGEVNMAKDSYISHSQKETNKLACQMIPGKCQSKRSGKQKLNYVQDQAEELSCMQNQTDDELAGSASSMLSQQTDKNGKMSNKRQIKGKVFRKSISCGSELRSTKKLKLSSDFISQTKVGEQIQPNESTQRCPGVKVLDDTSKEKCSTWMHVPVLPNCESQAEKYQCVFCHSSEESEVSGPMMHYYGTKPVDANYEGGSKVIHSHRNCTEWAPNVYFEDDNAINLEAEISRSRRIKCGFCGLKGAALGCYEKSCRRSFHVPCAKWTTHCRWDMENFVMLCPLHTSCILPCESSGSKGKSNKCRTRDSKSLAFKHGPTNQKGTALGSYKKIVLCCSALSIQERDIVSEFQRVTKVTVLKKWDSSVTHVIASTDENKACKRTLKVLMGILEGKWILNIEWIKACMKEMKPVDEESYEINLDIHGIHDGPHLGRLRVLNKQPKLFDGFKFYFVGDFMPSYKGYLQDLVTAAGGVILNRKPVSGDANSTSPGMHPPQTLIIYNLELPDKCSPSKRDTISTQRRHDAEVLASSTGSKIASNTWILNSIAACKLQILAE from the exons ATGGCGAATCGTACGGATCTGGAGGAAATGGGCAGAGAACTCCAGTGCCCCATTTG TTTAAGTTTGCTgaattctccggccagtcttccATGCAGCCATGTCTTCTGCAA CTTTTGTATCGTCAAGTCTATGAAGTCGTCTTCTGATTGCCCTGTCTGTAAAATACCCTTCTTCCCTCGAG AGGTTCGCCCTAGTCCTCGTTCGCTCAACTTGGTCAACATTTACAAAAGAATGGAACGCTCTTCTGGTATGAACTTATTCCTCACCCAGAATCCGCACCACTCTAAGTTTTCAG ATGAAGAAACGCAATGTCAAACTGATGCTGACTGTGTTAGAGAGGATGCTACTCGAAGTCATCGAAATCCTGctcagaaaaggaaaaccctCAAAAACAGCGTGTCAGGGAAGGAGAATGTTCCTGACACTGCAAAACCTTCTCTTCCAGCTAAGAAAAGGGTTCAGGTGCCACAAGATCCTCTTTCTGAAACTCCATTCAAAAATTTAAGCTCTGGAGACTCCCTCTATGGAACTagaaaagagggaaaagaaaaggaTACTGATACTGCAAATGAAAACCCTCTCCAAAGTGAAAGAGATGTACCTGttctttcacctttcttttggTTAAGAGAGGAGGAAGGTGTTGAGAATTTAAGTCAGCAAACTTTTGGAGATAAGCTTATAGATGAAAGCCCAACACCAAGCCCTCCTTCATTCAGTGATCTCAAGGACTCTGATGATGAAAATCCGACTAAACTGACATCA gatgaggtgcaaaataaaacCTCTTTTGATCTCTTTGATAGTGAGCTGTTTGAGTGGACACAAAGGCCTTGCTCTCCTGAATTATTTTCAAGTCCTGTCAAATTGCAG CCTTTGAGTGCTGGTGTGATCAGTGAAAATCAAGAGGATTTGCTGGATGCCTCAAAAGAGCTTGAAAGAAATAAATCCAGTGATTATGCTGAAAATACTAAACTTCAGAATTCAGAAAACGAAACTAGATTGTCTGATGTGCTACAACCCAGTGTGACTTCTCCATTTAGGAGTTCTGGTGATATAAATGGGGCAAAGAAGTACAAGAAGAGAAGCAGGAAGATGAGGGAAAAAGCTGCTCAAGAACAGGTTGTGGAACAACAAGATTCAATTGAGGGAATCAATGTTGATTCAAATAGATCATTAGAAATCACTGAGGATCAATCACGGGAGAAGCAACAAGCTTCTAATCTGGGAAAGACTAATTTAAAGTGCAAGAGGGTTTGTTTTGATACTCGTACCGACTCCAATATATCAGTAGTTTTTCGTAATGGTGAAGTGAACATGGCAAAGGATTCATATATTTCACATTCCCAAAAAGAAACCAACAAGCTTGCTTGCCAAATGATTCCAGGTAAATGCCAGAGTAAAAGATCTGGAAAGCAAAAGCTGAATTATGTGCAGGACCAAGCTGAAGAATTATCTTGCATGCAAAATCAAACTGATGATGAATTAGCTGGTTCTGCATCATCTATGTTAAGTCAGCAGACAGACAAAAATGGAAAGATGTCCAATAAAAGGCAAATTAAAGGGAAAGTTTTCAGAAAGTCTATTTCTTGCGGTAGTGAATTGAGGAGTACCAAGAAATTGAAACTTTCCTCCGATTTTATCTCTCAGACAAAGGTTGGTGAACAAATCCAACCTAATGAAAGTACCCAGAGGTGTCCGGGTGTCAAGGTTTTGGATGATACATCTAAGGAGAAATGTAGCACTTGGATGCATGTACCAGTTTTACCGAACTGTGAAAGTCAAGCTGAAAAGTATCAATGTGTTTTTTGTCACTCATCAGAAGAATCAGAG GTTTCTGGGCCAATGATGCATTACTATGGCACCAAGCCTGTTGATGCAAATTATGAGGGAGGATCCAAAGTCATACATTCTCACAGGAACTGCACAGAATg GGCCCCCAATGTATATTTTGAAGATGATAATGCAATTAATCTTGAAGCTGAAATAAGTAGGAGCCGGAGAATTAAGTGTGGTTTTTGTGGACTCAAGGGCGCTGCTCTTGGTTGTTACGAGAAAAGTTGTCGTAGGAGCTTTCATGTTCCTTGTGCCAAGTGGACTACCCATTGCCGATGGGATATG GAAAACTTTGTCATGTTATGCCCTTTACATACGTCGTGCATTTTACCCTGTGAGAGTTCAGGATCCAAGGGTAAGAGCAATAAGTGCAGAACGAGAGACAGTAAAAGCCTTGCTTTCAAACATGGCCCTACAAATCAGAAAGGGACTGCTCTTGGATCATACAAGAAAATTGTGCTTTGTTGCTCAGCTCTGTCAATACAGGAGAGG GATATTGTTTCTGAATTTCAAAGAGTAACCAAGGTTACTGTTTTGAAAAAATGGGATTCAAGTGTTACCCATGTTATAGCATCAACAGACGAAAATAAGGCATGTAAAAGGACCCTCAAAGTATTGATGGGCATACTGGAGGGGAAGTGGATTCTCAATATTGAAT GGATTAAAGCTTGCATGAAGGAAATGAAGCCTGTTGACGAGGAGAGTTATGAAATCAATCTTGACATCCATGGAATCCATGATGGTCCTCATCTTGGAAGACTAAGAGTTTTAAATAAG CAACCGAAGCTTTTCGATGGCTTCAAGTTCTATTTTGTGGGAGATTTTATGCCATCATACAAGGGCTATTTGCAAGATCTTGTGACCGCTGCTGGAGGGGTAATTTTGAATAGAAAACCAGTGTCTGGTGACGCAAACTCAACGTCACCTGGTATGCATCCACCCCAGACACTCATAATTTACAACCTTGAGCTTCCTGATAAATGCAGTCCTTCCAAAAGGGATACCATTTCTACTCAACGGAGACATGATGCGGAGGTTCTAGCAAGCTCTACAGGTTCAAAGATAGCAAGTAATACATGGATTCTGAACTCTATTGCAGCCTGCAAGCTGCAAATCCTTGCTGAATGA
- the LOC112782638 gene encoding pentatricopeptide repeat-containing protein At4g21065, giving the protein MRLYSKFSSLVHTSQPLNPKIHLCSSTFLSSSSTTATQNPVPHIVTKCIALLQFWASSISKLRQIHAFSIRHGVPLNNPDMGKHLIFTIVSLSAPMSYAYHVFAVLHDPNVFTWNTMIRGYAESDDPSPALHFYRKMSVSCVEPDTHTYPFLLKAVAKSLNVREGEAIHSVTVRKGFESLVFVQNGLLHMYAVCGDTESAHKVFESMVERDLVAWNSVINGFALNGRPSEALTLFREMNMEGLEPDGFTVVSLLSACAELGALELGRRVHVFLLKVGLTENMHVNNSLLDFYAKCGSIREAKQVFGEMRKRNVVSFTSLIVGLAVNGFGEEALEFFKEMEEQRVKPSEITFVGVLYACSHCGMLNEGFNYFRRMKDEYGIMPRIEHYGCMVDLLSRAGLVKQAYEYIQNMPMQPNSVIWRTLLGACTIHGHLGLGEIARSHLLKLEPKHSGDYVLLSNIYAAERRWSDVQTVRRSMLEDGVRKTPGYSMVELGNRVYEFTMGDRSHPQSKDVYALLEKITELLKLEGYVPHTANVLADIEEEEKEQALSYHSEKVAIAFMILNTPPGTPIRVMKNLRVCADCHMAIKLISKVYDREIVIRDRSRFHHFRGGSCSCKDYW; this is encoded by the coding sequence ATGAGACTATACTCAAAGTTCTCCTCATTGGTGCACACATCTCAGCCGTTGAACCCCAAAATCCACCTATGTTCCTCAACCttcttatcatcatcatcaacaactgCCACACAGAACCCAGTACCCCATATTGTCACAAAATGCATTGCTCTATTGCAGTTTTGGGCATCTTCCATATCCAAACTAAGGCAAATCCATGCATTTTCCATTAGGCATGGTGTCCCACTTAACAACCCTGACATGGGCAAGCATCtcatttttactattgtatcccTCTCTGCACCCATGTCTTATGCCTACCATGTGTTTGCTGTATTGCATGACCCAAATGTGTTCACTTGGAACACCATGATAAGAGGTTATGCTGAAAGTGATGACCCAAGTCCTGCACTTCATTTCTACCGTAAAATGTCGGTGTCTTGTGTTGAGCCTGACACTCACACTTACCCTTTTCTTCTAAAGGCTGTTGCCAAGTCTTTGAATGTTAGAGAAGGGGAAGCTATACATTCAGTTACAGTGAGAAAAGGGTTTGAGTCTTTGGTGTTTGTTCAGAATGGGTTGCTTCACATGTATGCTGTTTGCGGCGACACAGAAAGCGCACACAAGGTGTTTGAGTCAATGGTGGAAAGAGATCTTGTGGCTTGGAATTCTGTGATTAATGGGTTTGCTCTTAATGGCAGGCCTAGTGAGGCCTTGACACTATTCAGGGAGATGAACATGGAGGGACTGGAGCCGGATGGGTTCACTGTGGTTAGCCTTTTATCTGCTTGTGCTGAACTTGGAGCTCTAGAATTAGGACGTAGGGTTCATGTGTTCTTGTTAAAAGTAGGATTGACAGAGAACATGCATGTGAACAATTCACTGCTGGACTTTTATGCCAAGTGTGGGAGCATCAGGGAGGCGAAACAAGTTTTTGGCGAGATGAGAAAAAGGAATGTGGTTTCTTTTACTTCTTTGATTGTTGGCTTGGCAGTGAATGGCTTTGGGGAGGAAGCACTTGAGTTTTTCAAAGAGATGGAAGAACAAAGAGTTAAGCCTAGTGAGATTACTTTtgttggtgtcttgtatgcttgCAGCCACTGTGGAATGTTGAATGAAGGGTTTAATTACTTTAGAAGGATGAAAGATGAATATGGAATCATGCCAAGGATAGAACACTATGGCTGCATGGTGGACCTGCTGAGTAGGGCAGGTTTAGTGAAACAAGCATATGAATATATTCAGAACATGCCAATGCAGCCAAATTCTGTTATTTGGAGGACCTTATTGGGAGCATGCACAATCCATGGCCATTTAGGCCTAGGGGAGATAGCTAGATCACACCTTTTGAAGTTAGAGCCTAAACACAGCGGCGACTATGTGCTTCTCTCGAATATTTATGCGGCCGAACGCCGTTGGTCGGATGTACAAACAGTAAGAAGATCAATGCTAGAGGATGGTGTTAGGAAAACACCTGGCTATAGCATGGTGGAGTTGGGAAATCGGGTTTATGAGTTTACTATGGGCGATAGGTCTCATCCTCAGAGTAAGGATGTATATGCACTGTTAGAGAAAATCACAGAGTTGCTGAAGTTAGAAGGTTATGTTCCTCACACTGCAAATGTACTTGCAGAcatagaggaagaggagaaggagcAAGCTTTGTCTTATCACAGTGAAAAGGTGGCAATCGCTTTTATGATCCTAAATACACCACCAGGGACACCAATTAGGGTCATGAAGAACTTGAGGGTTTGTGCAGATTGTCATATGGCTATAAAACTCATATCAAAGGTTTATGATAGAGAGATTGTTATCAGGGATCGTAGTAGGTTCCACCATTTTAGAGGTGGTTCATGTTCATGTAAAGATTACTGGTAA
- the LOC112783626 gene encoding uncharacterized protein has translation MMSGSRSGDLPSQSIGSHESNSAMRRRRKMKDQTCFCGLKTTIKKSGTRENPDRLFHTCARYPKGSHCNFFRWVEEDGYVAGAETDAEVGGDYDEWRLNVSWRLGSLEGEVRAMKMLIMFLSVAVVVATVLCVSLLFTLISK, from the exons ATGATGAGTGGAAGCCGGAGTGGTGACCTACCGTCGCAGTCTATCGGTAGCCATGAGTCGAACTCTGCCATGCGACGGAGGAGGAAGATGAAGGACCAGACTTGCTTTTGTGGGTTGAAGACGACAATCAAGAAATCCGGCACAAGAGAGAATCCGGATAGGTTGTTCCACACTTGTGCCAGATACCCG AAGGGAAGTCACTGCAACTTCTTTAGGTGGGTTGAGGAAGATGGGTATGTAGCAGGGGCGGAAACTGATGCAGAGGTTGGTGGGGACTATGATGAATGGAGACTGAATGTGTCATGGAGATTGGGTAGCTTGGAGGGTGAGGTTAGAGCAATGAAGATGCTGATAATGTTCCTGTCAGTTGCAGTGGTGGTGGCTACTGTATTGTGTGTATCACTGTTGTTCACATTAATCTCCAAGTAA
- the LOC112786755 gene encoding uncharacterized protein, producing the protein MDRPRAHSSPHLVSSPSSNNAERPQPQEDCNLEGITTNVRLLLKLIQDHNGASMKENEERKVHRVNGIMSILDEVRSRIQRIQTSTKKKAELRRCNTDLRPTIPTSNDKRQPDLPIDEKERLRRELNASFMARQSLQAMCASLGKEKQIMASELARKAQELAEMEELLVDLKTQNNMLAEKLYACSSEKKSNDAEIEGNIALQERNRALTEQLHKSLDAYRSLKHKYKDAREENQEIHATLEQLKEEVEAGTQRIHGFKEQVIKSHENIFAEEISAIENMLESLSLKISKHDQEKT; encoded by the exons ATGGATCGCCCTCGAGCACATTCATCTCCGCATTTAGTTTCTTCACCATCATCAAATAACGCTGAAAGGCCACAACCACAAGAAGATTGCAATTTAGAAG GCATTACCACAAATGTTAGATTGCTGCTGAAATTAATTCAAGATCATAATGGAGCAAGCATGAAAGAGAACGAAGAGAGAAAGGTCCACAGGGTGAATGGGATCATGTCCATTTTAGATGAAGTTAGGTCCAGAATTCAAAGAATCCAAACATCTACAAAGAAAAAAGCGGAACTTAGAAGGTGTAACACAGATCTTAGGCCTACAATTCCAACTTCCAATGATAAAAGGCAGCCTGATTTGCCAATAGATGAGAAGGAGAGGCTAAGGAGGGAGCTTAATGCGAGCTTCATGGCGCGACAGAGCCTTCAAGCCATGTGTGCGAGTTTGGGGAAAGAAAAGCAGATTATGGCTTCAGAGCTTGCAAGAAAGGCTCAAGAGTTGGCAGAAATGGAAGAGCTCTTGGTTGATCTCAAGACACAAAATAACATGTTGGCAGAGAAGCTGTATGCTTGCAGCTCAGAAAAGAAGAGCAACGATGCGGAAATTGAAGGCAACATAGCCTTGCAGGAGCGAAACAGGGCACTTACAGAACAACTCCACAAGTCCCTCGATGCATATCGATCTTTGAAGCACAAGTACAAAGATGCACGAGAGGAAAACCAAGAAATCCATGCCACATTGGAACAATTGAAGGAGGAAGTTGAAGCAGGCACTCAAAGGATACATGGCTTCAAAGAACAAGTCATAAAGAGTCATGAAAACATATTTGCAGAGGAGATTTCCGCTATAGAGAACATGCTTGAATCTCTTAGCCTCAAAATCTCAAAACATGATCAGGAGAAAACTTAA
- the LOC112782413 gene encoding cytochrome b561, DM13 and DOMON domain-containing protein At5g54830, translated as MLRESTISLFLLFFLCCHADPECTRVSSLVDLEFDFKMVQHQLRGRIKVLDDCSFRVSQFDMLSGSDVHWWGALAPDLDNLTNGFVISDHRLNQTFANSTFVVRLLNNVTWSMIQVLAVWDRPTGSDFGHIVLGELANVTEASPAPAPAGGDGKGKGEVRIHTEPTMFENCKVLSDNFRLRWSLNVGEDSIEIGLEAATGIMNYMAFGWANPNNTGSELMVGADVAVAGFKEDGLPFVDDFFITKYSECVTDSNGSSEGVCPDSIYVGPDRVGLVNNTELIFGQRKDGVTFVRYRRPLSKVDGKYDHPVDPLANMTVIWAMGKIRPPDTLQHHYLPQNHGGLPSQNFGHLVLNVSEHVNDCHGPLDAEDKEDQDVIIADGKVPLVVSTGPALHYPNPPNPERVLYINKKESPVLRVERGVPVTFSIQAGHDVAFYVTSDPIGGNATVRNLTETIYAGGPEAHGVVASPKELVWAPNRNTPDKLYYHSLFEPKMGWRVEVVDGGLSDMYNNSVLLDDQQVTFFWTLSKDYSIFIAARGEKKSGYLAIGFGSGMVNTYAYVGWIDDNGLGRVDTYWIDGKDAKSIHHTHENLTYVRCRTENGIITLEFTRPLDPSCDRSIRPECSNIIDPTTPLKVVWAMGARWSNENLSNMNMHSVTSSRAINVLLMRGSAEAEQDLLPVLAVHGFMMFLAWGMLLPGGILAARYLKHLKGDGWYKIHVYLQYSGLVIVLLALLFAVAELRGFYVTSPHVKFGIAAIFFACIQPVNACLRPPKPNNGELPSSKRVIWEYFHIIVGRTAFVLGLAALFSGMKHLEERYGEENANGLILAMVVWFVLGAFIVFYLEYRERQRVRGRIFGRSNWVLGNAEEDDSLDLLSPSRAHAEKESQTSATMEVQLEPLNR; from the coding sequence ATGCTTCGCGAatccaccatctccctcttcctcttaTTCTTCTTATGCTGTCATGCGGATCCGGAGTGCACGCGGGTCAGCTCGCTCGTCGATTTGGAGTTCGACTTCAAGATGGTTCAGCACCAGCTCAGAGGCCGCATCAAGGTCCTCGACGATTGCTCCTTTAGGGTTTCACAATTTGACATGCTCTCCGGCTCCGACGTTCATTGGTGGGGCGCCCTCGCCCCTGATCTTGATAACCTCACCAACGGATTCGTCATTTCCGATCACCGCTTGAACCAAACTTTCGCCAATTCCACCTTCGTTGTGCGCTTGCTCAACAACGTTACCTGGAGcatgatccaggtccttgcagtTTGGGATCGCCCTACCGGCTCCGATTTTGGCCACATCGTCCTCGGAGAGTTAGCCAATGTTACGGAGGCTTCTCCCGCACCCGCTCCGGCCGGCGGGGACGGGAAAGGAAAAGGTGAGGTTCGTATTCACACTGAGCCGACAATGTTTGAGAATTGCAAGGTTTTGTCTGATAATTTTAGGCTAAGgtggagtttgaatgtgggggagGATTCCATTGAGATTGGTCTCGAAGCTGCAACTGGGATCATGAATTACATGGCTTTTGGCTGGGCAAACCCTAATAACACTGGGTCTGAGCTCATGGTTGGTGCTGATGTTGCTGTTGCAGGGTTTAAGGAGGACGGGTTGCCATTTGTGGATGATTTCTTCATCACCAAGTATAGTGAGTGTGTCACAGATAGCAATGGATCTTCAGAAGGGGTTTGCCCCGATTCTATCTATGTTGGTCCTGATAGAGTTGGTTTGGTGAATAATACTGAGTTGATTTTTGGGCAGAGGAAAGATGGAGTCACATTTGTTAGATATAGGAGGCCATTGAGTAAGGTTGATGGGAAGTATGATCACCCTGTGGATCCTTTGGCTAACATGACGGTTATCTGGGCAATGGGCAAGATTAGGCCTCCTGATACCCTTCAGCATCACTATCTTCCTCAGAATCATGGCGGTCTTCCATCTCAGAATTTCGGGCATTTGGTTTTGAATGTTTCTGAGCATGTGAATGATTGTCATGGTCCCCTGGATGCTGAGGATAAAGAGGATCAAGATGTTATCATTGCTGATGGTAAGGTTCCGTTGGTTGTTTCAACTGGTCCAGCACTGCATTATCCAAATCCGCCAAATCCGGAGAGGGTTCTTTACATCAACAAAAAGGAATCTCCTGTGTTGAGGGTGGAAAGAGGGGTGCCTGTCACATTTTCCATACAAGCCGGGCATGACGTTGCATTTTATGTTACTTCTGATCCAATCGGTGGAAATGCTACTGTGAGGAATCTAACCGAGACAATTTATGCTGGAGGTCCTGAGGCTCATGGAGTTGTAGCCAGTCCTAAGGAGTTAGTTTGGGCACCTAACAGGAACACTCCCGACAAGTTATACTATCATTCATTGTTTGAGCCGAAAATGGGTTGGAGAGTTGAGGTTGTTGATGGGGGTCTGTCTGACATGTATAATAATAGTGTTCTTCTTGATGATCAGCAGGTTACTTTCTTCTGGACATTGTCAAAGGATTATTCCATATTTATTGCTGCTCGTGGTGAGAAAAAGAGTGGTTATCTTGCAATAGGATTTGGAAGTGGAATGGTAAACACTTATGCTTATGTAGGCTGGATAGATGATAATGGTCTAGGTCGTGTTGACACTTACTGGATTGATGGAAAGGATGCTAAAAGTATACATCATACACATGAGAATTTGACATATGTGAGATGCAGAACAGAAAATGGTATTATTACCTTGGAATTTACACGTCCACTGGACCCATCATGTGATAGGAGCATTAGGCCAGAATGTAGCAATATTATTGATCCCACAACTCCACTTAAAGTTGTTTGGGCAATGGGAGCTAGATGGAGTAATGAAAATCTTAGTAACATGAATATGCATTCAGTCACGAGTAGTAGGGCTATAAATGTACTGCTGATGCGTGGCTCGGCAGAAGCAGAGCAGGATTTACTTCCAGTTTTGGCTGTGCATGGCTTTATGATGTTTCTGGCATGGGGAATGTTGCTTCCTGGAGGTATATTGGCAGCTAGATACTTGAAACATCTTAAGGGTGATGGCTGGTACAAGATTCATGTTTACTTGCAATACTCGGGATTAGTAATTGTTCTACTTGCCCTTCTTTTTGCTGTTGCTGAGCTTCGGGGTTTTTATGTCACCTCACCACATGTTAAATTTGGAATTGCTGCAATATTTTTTGCTTGTATACAACCAGTGAATGCATGCCTACGGCCTCCAAAACCAAATAATGGGGAGCTTCCATCTTCGAAAAGGGTTATTTGGGAATACTTTCACATTATTGTTGGCAGAACTGCTTTTGTTTTAGGCCTTGCAGCACTTTTTAGTGGCATGAAGCATTTGGAAGAAAGATATGGTGAGGAAAATGCCAATGGACTCATTTTGGCAATGGTGGTTTGGTTCGTACTCGGTGCATTCATTGTGTTTTATTTGGAATACCGTGAGAGGCAGCGAGTAAGGGGCCGGATATTTGGAAGAAGTAATTGGGTGCTTGGTAATGCCGAGGAAGATGATTCCCTTGATCTATTGAGCCCATCCAGGGCACATGCAGAGAAAGAGTCACAAACCTCTGCAACAATGGAAGTCCAGCTAGAACCTTTGAACAGATAG
- the LOC112783625 gene encoding F-box protein SKIP19 has product MHALGDLTDSDDILDAMCRRAIDHSSGQLTDITIEEFATDALLKYIVDSTSHLRRLCLIRCYSITDEGLCVVAEKLSLLEELDISISNLSKDPLETIGRSCPHLRTLKFNIEGYKSPHIECNEDAFAIAETMPALRHLQLFGNKLTNDGLLAILDGCPNLESLDLRQCFNVNLIGNLERRCAEQIKDLRRPYDPIDDYPFEAEDDYGSFDEDYPSGISDIDILSDYEYDFYEFSGGSLSEFSDYDYNDDD; this is encoded by the exons ATGCACGCACTCGGTGACCTCACCGACTCCGATGACATCCTTGACGCCATGTGCCGCCGTGCAATCGACCACAGCTCCGGCCAATTAACTGACATCACCATCGAAGAATTCGCCACTGACGCTCTTCTCAAGTACATCGTCGATTC TACAAGTCATCTACGACGTCTATGCCTTATACGATGCTATAGTATAACAGATGAGGGATTGTGTGTAGTTGCAGAAAAGCTATCTCTGTTGGAAGAACTTGACATATCAATCAGCAACTTATCCAAGGATCCTCTAGAAACTATTGGCCGGAGTTGCCCTCACTTAAGAACATTGAAATTTAATATAGAAGGTTACAAAAGTCCACACATTGAGTGCAATGAGGATGCATTTGCCATTGCGGAAACAATGCCTGCATTACGCCATCTACAGCTTTTTGGGAACAAGTTGACCAATGATGGCTTGCTTGCCATTCTTGATGGGTGTCCCAATCTTGAATCTCTTGACTTACGCCAGTGTTTCAATGTCAATTTAATAGGAAATTTGGAGAGGAGATGTGCTGAACAGATCAAAGATCTGCGGCGTCCATATGATCCCATTGATGACTACCCATTTGAAGCGGAAGATGACTATGGATCATTTGATGAAGACTATCCATCTGGGATATCAGACATTGACATATTGTCTGATTATGAGTATGACTTTTATGAATTCTCAGGTGGGAGTCTGAGTGAATTTTCTGATTATGATTACAATGATGATGATTAA